A window of Acidimicrobiales bacterium contains these coding sequences:
- a CDS encoding ThuA domain-containing protein: protein MTRNLLLSGGPGHDFGALAGSVTALLHEEGIETTVVTDPTEMLCELSGPERAGGDPYDLLTVHALHWGMAAERYAHLRDAEPYTLPPAGASTIGRFVAGGGGLLALHAAVICFDAEPTWHSLCGASWNWATSSHEPVGDVTVTVTDAGRGHDVTAGLEPFSVLDEVYERLDSDPGLVPLLVSETAGRPRPVLWAREFGEGRTVTDVLGHEPASVEHPSHRSILRRAAVWAARKSPGASGPGTTGHPGEWRPTQERRP from the coding sequence GTGACCCGCAACCTGCTCCTCTCGGGTGGACCCGGTCACGACTTCGGTGCTCTCGCCGGGTCGGTCACCGCCCTCCTGCACGAGGAGGGCATCGAGACCACGGTCGTGACCGACCCCACCGAGATGTTGTGCGAGCTGTCGGGCCCCGAGCGCGCCGGCGGTGACCCCTACGACCTGCTGACCGTCCACGCGCTCCACTGGGGCATGGCCGCCGAGCGCTACGCCCACCTCCGCGACGCCGAGCCCTACACCCTCCCCCCCGCCGGCGCGTCCACCATCGGGCGCTTCGTCGCGGGCGGCGGCGGCCTCCTCGCCCTCCACGCCGCCGTCATCTGCTTCGACGCCGAGCCCACGTGGCACTCGCTGTGCGGGGCGTCCTGGAACTGGGCCACCTCGTCGCACGAACCCGTCGGCGACGTCACGGTCACGGTCACCGACGCCGGGCGTGGGCACGACGTCACCGCGGGGCTCGAACCCTTCTCCGTCCTCGACGAGGTCTACGAGCGCCTCGACTCGGATCCGGGGCTCGTCCCCCTCCTGGTGAGCGAGACCGCGGGCCGACCCCGTCCCGTCCTGTGGGCCCGTGAGTTCGGCGAGGGGCGCACGGTCACCGACGTCCTGGGGCACGAGCCCGCCTCCGTCGAGCACCCGAGCCACCGCTCGATCCTCCGCCGGGCCGCGGTCTGGGCCGCCAGGAAGAGTCCCGGTGCGTCCGGGCCCGGCACGACCGGCCACCCGGGCGAGTGGCGACCAACCCAGGAGCGACGACCATGA